The Banduia mediterranea genome window below encodes:
- a CDS encoding transposase: HETAFYVCTRALSAPQAARAIRGHWTIENSLHYIRDVTLREDHCRVRHNPGVLARLRTLALNVLHHNRLPNL; encoded by the coding sequence CCACGAAACCGCCTTCTACGTTTGCACGCGGGCGCTGTCCGCTCCCCAAGCGGCGCGCGCCATCCGCGGACACTGGACCATCGAAAACTCGCTCCATTACATCCGCGATGTCACCTTGCGCGAAGATCATTGCCGCGTCCGCCACAACCCAGGCGTCCTCGCACGTTTGCGAACCCTCGCCCTCAACGTCCTCCACCACAACCGCCTTCCTAACCT